Proteins from a genomic interval of Lolium perenne isolate Kyuss_39 chromosome 1, Kyuss_2.0, whole genome shotgun sequence:
- the LOC127319784 gene encoding RING-H2 finger protein ATL66 — protein MAAQEGAAGTTNQVMKVRYGDVDDSNFALHGRAVPLLVGLLLLLVAFVAVCLYLRWACTRRRLRTADLEASSFAAASPAPPGLDDDAINALPVTLYIPELSTEEEQAVEAECSICISALVAGDKVKALPQCGHRFHPDCVDDWLRSHPSCPLCRTILRPATVAGNGSPDSPV, from the coding sequence ATGGCCGCGCAGGAGGGTGCGGCGGGGACGACGAACCAGGTGATGAAGGTTCGGTACGGCGACGTCGACGACAGCAACTTCGCGCTGCACGGCCGCGCCGTGCCGCTGCTGGTcggcctgctcctcctcctcgtcgccttCGTCGCGGTCTGCCTCTACCTCCGCTGGGCGTGCACCCGCAGGCGCCTCCGCACCGCCGACCTCGAGGCCTCCTCGTTCGCCGCGGCGTCGCCAGCGCCCCCCGGACTCGACGACGACGCCATCAATGCGCTCCCCGTCACGCTCTACATCCCAGAGCTTTCCACCGAGGAGGAGCAGGCCGTGGAGGCGGAGTGCTCGATCTGCATCAGCGCTCTGGTGGCCGGGGACAAGGTGAAGGCGCTTCCTCAGTGCGGCCACCGCTTCCACCCGGACTGCGTCGACGACTGGCTCCGTTCCCATCCCAGCTGCCCGCTCTGCCGCACCATTCTCCGTCCCGCCACCGTCGCCGGCAACGGAAGCCCCGACTCCCCGGTGTGA